A window of the bacterium genome harbors these coding sequences:
- a CDS encoding RNA-binding protein, which produces MNIYVGNLASDVKEDDLNELFSQHGKVSSAKVIRDMFTQESRGFGFVEMPGQAEAMKAIETLNTFELKGKKLVVNEARPQRDRKGGGGGGRGGAGGGRSGGGRGGRR; this is translated from the coding sequence ATGAACATTTACGTAGGCAACCTTGCATCTGATGTTAAAGAAGATGACCTTAACGAACTTTTTTCACAGCACGGCAAGGTTAGCAGCGCGAAAGTAATTCGCGATATGTTTACACAGGAATCTAGAGGTTTCGGTTTTGTTGAAATGCCCGGACAGGCTGAAGCGATGAAAGCAATCGAAACACTTAATACATTCGAATTGAAGGGAAAGAAACTTGTTGTAAATGAGGCCCGTCCGCAGCGTGATAGAAAAGGCGGCGGAGGCGGTGGACGCGGTGGTGCTGGCGGCGGTCGAAGTGGCGGCGGCAGAGGCGGAAGAAGATAA
- a CDS encoding MFS transporter has product MKYALKNPYSGLKNIPKNIWMLAAATLINRSGTMVLPFIALYANQVLKVSKADAGLVLAVYGVGAFISAPFSGKLSDKIGTMRQMKISLFATGSFLLFYSFITDFILFLSLTFIWAILSEAFRPASMAFISDEVTSDRRKTAFALQRLAINLGMSIGPVVGGILSTINFHLLFYINALSSLAAGAFLTFSHFEKHETTDPEKQIIEKNISHQKVNVLNDKRLLYFLLAFIPVEIVFFQHIGALPLFIVSDLGYTNAVFGILTAVNTVLIIFIEVPLNDSMRYWDDRKALALGALLCGVGFGLMAFTNTIPPIAALIVIWTFGEMIFFPSSGEYVAKIAPEKQRGEYMGYFQMAFSFAFMVGPWLGATVLDLYGPFNLWLGCLAFGLISTVMMLRLKK; this is encoded by the coding sequence ATGAAATATGCGTTGAAGAACCCGTACAGCGGATTAAAGAATATTCCTAAAAATATCTGGATGCTTGCTGCGGCAACTCTGATTAACAGATCGGGAACGATGGTTTTACCATTTATTGCTCTTTATGCCAACCAGGTACTGAAAGTTTCCAAGGCAGATGCAGGATTGGTGCTTGCTGTTTATGGTGTTGGTGCTTTTATATCTGCACCTTTCTCCGGAAAGTTAAGTGATAAAATCGGGACAATGCGGCAGATGAAAATATCTTTGTTCGCGACCGGATCATTCCTTCTTTTTTATTCCTTCATTACTGATTTTATATTATTTCTTTCTCTCACGTTTATCTGGGCAATTTTAAGTGAAGCATTCCGTCCAGCGAGCATGGCTTTTATATCAGATGAAGTTACATCTGACAGAAGAAAAACTGCTTTCGCACTTCAGCGGCTGGCAATAAATCTTGGGATGAGCATTGGTCCGGTTGTCGGAGGAATACTAAGCACAATAAATTTTCACTTGTTGTTTTATATCAACGCACTCTCATCACTTGCTGCGGGAGCTTTTTTGACTTTTTCACATTTTGAAAAGCACGAAACGACAGATCCGGAAAAGCAAATCATTGAAAAAAATATTTCTCACCAAAAAGTAAATGTGCTTAATGATAAAAGATTACTTTACTTTCTTCTCGCATTTATTCCTGTTGAGATAGTTTTCTTCCAGCATATTGGTGCGCTGCCATTATTTATTGTATCAGATTTAGGATATACAAATGCTGTATTTGGAATTTTAACTGCTGTCAACACCGTTCTGATAATTTTTATTGAGGTGCCTCTTAACGATTCAATGCGATATTGGGATGACAGAAAAGCGCTTGCACTTGGTGCGCTATTGTGCGGAGTTGGTTTTGGTTTGATGGCTTTTACAAATACAATTCCTCCAATCGCTGCGTTGATTGTTATATGGACTTTTGGGGAAATGATTTTCTTTCCTTCATCGGGTGAGTATGTTGCGAAGATAGCTCCAGAAAAACAACGCGGCGAGTATATGGGTTATTTCCAGATGGCATTCAGCTTTGCGTTTATGGTTGGTCCGTGGCTCGGTGCAACGGTGCTTGATCTTTACGGTCCGTTTAATTTGTGGTTGGGATGTCTTGCGTTTGGATTGATTTCTACTGTGATGATGTTGAGGTTGAAAAAATAA
- a CDS encoding S9 family peptidase, with protein MKKMLSLFFILSIIIPCSFAFAQIERKELGNLIIENIPEIPQQLKDRIFQYQSTRSASFQDWLHNNEGILISTRFGETVQFHKVKNPGGSREQITFFNEPVGGATVCPDKTKNIFLFTKDVGGGEFYQIFSFDLVTGTFKMLTDGKSSNGGVSWNNKGDKFSFFSTKRNGMDWDIYIADINNPENAEMVLSEGGAWGVVDWSPDDNSLIVGKYISANESYLYTFNINTQNLEQINPSPEKISYGGTKFSKDGKGIFFTSDEKSEFKRLRYYDLQTKNITVLTEDINWDIGALTLSEQGDMLAFTVNEGGLDKLYLLDTKTMKHNQVPDLPVGQIYGLSFHPDGKKLALVLNTPQTPGDIFVMNLSDYSLERWTYSEAGGLNTSEFVIPELIHYPTFDEVDGKPRMIPAFVYKPKGDGPHPVVIDIHGGPESQAVPSFSPINQYYINEMGIAIIEPNVRGSTGYGKTYLSLDNGYNREHSVKDIGALLDWIEKQPDLDANRVAVNGGSYGGYMVLSSMFNYNDRIRCGVDIVGISNFVTFLNNTQDYRRDLRRVEYGDERDPDMNAFLNSISPTTNAHKITKPLFVVQGYNDPRVPYTEAEQIVDVVRKNGGEVWYLLAKDEGHGFRKKTNRDYYIWSEVLFYEKYLLK; from the coding sequence ATGAAAAAAATGTTATCACTCTTTTTTATTCTTTCAATCATTATTCCTTGCTCTTTTGCTTTTGCTCAGATTGAAAGAAAAGAACTTGGCAATCTCATAATTGAAAACATTCCGGAAATCCCGCAGCAGCTCAAAGACAGAATCTTTCAATATCAAAGTACACGATCGGCTTCATTCCAGGATTGGCTGCACAATAATGAAGGTATTTTGATTTCAACACGCTTTGGCGAGACAGTACAATTCCACAAAGTAAAAAACCCGGGCGGCTCAAGAGAACAAATTACATTTTTTAATGAACCGGTTGGTGGAGCGACTGTTTGTCCAGATAAAACTAAAAATATTTTTCTATTCACAAAGGATGTTGGCGGAGGCGAATTTTACCAGATATTTTCATTCGATCTGGTAACCGGGACATTCAAAATGCTTACTGATGGAAAATCAAGTAACGGCGGAGTTTCCTGGAATAATAAAGGAGATAAATTTTCTTTCTTTAGTACAAAAAGAAACGGAATGGATTGGGATATCTACATTGCTGATATAAACAATCCTGAAAATGCTGAAATGGTTTTAAGTGAAGGTGGTGCATGGGGTGTAGTTGATTGGTCACCGGATGATAATTCACTCATCGTTGGAAAATATATTTCTGCTAATGAAAGCTATCTTTACACTTTTAACATCAACACCCAAAATCTCGAACAAATCAATCCTTCACCAGAAAAGATATCTTACGGCGGAACAAAATTTTCAAAAGACGGCAAAGGAATTTTCTTTACATCAGATGAAAAGAGTGAGTTTAAAAGACTTCGGTATTATGATCTTCAAACAAAAAATATTACTGTGCTTACAGAAGATATTAACTGGGATATTGGAGCGCTGACATTGTCAGAACAAGGTGATATGCTTGCATTCACAGTTAATGAAGGCGGACTGGATAAACTTTATTTGCTTGATACAAAAACCATGAAGCACAATCAAGTTCCAGATCTTCCTGTTGGTCAGATTTATGGATTATCATTTCATCCTGATGGAAAAAAGCTTGCTCTTGTTTTAAATACGCCGCAAACACCGGGCGATATTTTTGTAATGAACTTATCAGACTATTCTCTTGAGCGATGGACTTACAGTGAAGCCGGCGGATTGAACACTTCAGAGTTTGTGATCCCCGAACTAATCCATTATCCAACTTTTGATGAAGTAGACGGCAAACCCAGAATGATTCCAGCTTTTGTTTATAAACCAAAAGGTGATGGACCGCATCCGGTCGTAATTGATATCCACGGCGGACCGGAAAGTCAAGCGGTTCCTTCTTTCAGTCCGATTAATCAATATTATATTAATGAAATGGGCATTGCGATTATTGAACCAAATGTTCGCGGTTCAACAGGCTACGGGAAAACCTATCTATCACTTGATAATGGTTATAACAGAGAGCATTCTGTGAAAGATATTGGCGCATTATTAGATTGGATTGAAAAGCAGCCGGACCTTGATGCAAATCGTGTTGCTGTTAATGGCGGGTCTTACGGTGGATATATGGTATTATCATCTATGTTTAATTACAATGACAGAATTAGATGCGGAGTAGACATTGTGGGTATCAGCAACTTTGTAACTTTTTTGAATAACACACAGGATTACAGAAGAGATTTAAGAAGGGTTGAGTATGGTGATGAAAGAGATCCCGATATGAATGCTTTTCTTAACAGCATTTCTCCAACAACAAATGCACACAAAATAACCAAGCCACTTTTTGTTGTGCAGGGTTATAATGATCCTCGAGTACCGTATACTGAAGCTGAGCAGATTGTTGATGTTGTTAGAAAGAATGGCGGCGAAGTATGGTATCTTCTTGCAAAAGATGAAGGACACGGTTTCAGAAAGAAAACCAATCGTGATTATTACATCTGGTCAGAAGTTTTATTCTACGAAAAGTATTTGTTGAAATAA
- a CDS encoding NAD(P)/FAD-dependent oxidoreductase yields the protein MMKKIVIIGAGFGGLTAAKVLAKFDFDITIIDKTNHHVFQPLLYQVATTALSPADIATPIRSVFSKNKNVKVLLGEVRAIKREERKVLFNGSEIDFDYLIVATGSKHSYFGKDEWEKFAPGLKTMNDALKIREKILLSLEAAEKEVDLVKRQKYLNFVIIGGGPTGVELAGAISEIVNKNVIPDFRNITASMTKVYLIEALPKILSSYPDKLSAHALEDLKKLEVEVILNQKVSEINDHGVKVGDRFIESSNVLWAAGNQSSPLIKSLNTEIDRAGRAVVKDDLSIKEDDKIFVIGDAAAIKNKRGEYLPAIAPVAMQQGRYVARIIAKNLIGNSRGVFKYNDKGTMATIGKAKAVGVVKGIKLSGLIAWLAWSFVHIAYLIGFRNRLRVMVEWIWYYITNRPGIRLIIKYTEDFLPKS from the coding sequence ATTATGAAAAAGATAGTTATAATCGGCGCTGGTTTCGGCGGATTGACAGCCGCGAAGGTATTAGCAAAATTTGATTTTGATATAACCATAATAGACAAAACAAACCATCACGTTTTCCAGCCTTTGCTTTATCAGGTTGCAACAACTGCTTTATCTCCGGCTGATATTGCAACTCCAATCAGATCTGTCTTTAGCAAAAATAAAAATGTCAAAGTACTTCTTGGCGAAGTAAGAGCGATTAAAAGAGAAGAAAGGAAAGTTTTATTCAACGGTTCTGAAATTGATTTTGATTATTTAATAGTTGCAACCGGCTCAAAACATTCCTATTTCGGAAAAGATGAATGGGAAAAATTTGCACCCGGATTAAAAACAATGAATGATGCGTTGAAGATCAGAGAGAAAATTCTTCTATCTCTCGAAGCAGCGGAAAAAGAAGTTGATCTTGTAAAAAGACAAAAGTATCTCAACTTTGTAATTATCGGTGGTGGACCAACTGGTGTTGAACTTGCAGGAGCCATTTCGGAAATAGTTAATAAAAATGTTATTCCTGATTTCAGGAACATAACCGCATCAATGACAAAAGTATATTTGATTGAAGCACTGCCGAAAATTCTTTCATCATATCCCGATAAACTTTCTGCCCATGCACTTGAAGATTTAAAGAAACTTGAAGTTGAAGTAATATTAAATCAAAAGGTTTCTGAAATAAATGATCACGGAGTAAAAGTTGGCGACAGATTTATTGAATCAAGCAACGTACTCTGGGCTGCAGGAAATCAGTCATCGCCTTTAATAAAATCTCTTAACACTGAAATTGACAGAGCCGGCAGAGCAGTTGTTAAAGATGATTTAAGCATTAAGGAAGATGATAAAATTTTTGTAATCGGTGATGCAGCTGCAATCAAAAATAAAAGGGGTGAATATCTCCCTGCGATTGCTCCTGTTGCGATGCAACAGGGAAGATACGTTGCCAGAATCATTGCAAAAAATTTAATAGGGAATTCAAGAGGGGTTTTTAAATACAATGACAAGGGAACGATGGCAACGATCGGAAAAGCCAAAGCTGTTGGAGTTGTAAAAGGCATCAAACTTTCAGGGTTAATTGCATGGCTTGCGTGGTCATTTGTTCACATCGCATATCTGATAGGATTCAGAAACCGTTTAAGGGTTATGGTTGAATGGATATGGTATTATATAACAAATCGACCGGGAATCAGGCTAATTATTAAGTATACGGAGGATTTTCTTCCTAAATCATAA